CCTATCAGTGGGTCGCCGACGTGGGCCCGCAGGGCAATGGCAGACACGACTCCTTCCAGGGCGGCAACCTGGGTCCTCGTTTCCTCCAGAAGATCCGGACCCCCGAGGACGTCAACGCGCCGACGCCGGACCTCATGCCGAAGCTGGCGGGCGACAACCCCATCTCCGAAGTCCTCCCCCGGAAGTTCCTGAGCCTCACGCGGACCCAGTACTTCCTCCTCCAGCAATTCAGCGCGGGCAAGGTCGACCATTCGACTCCCAAAGCCCCCGCGTCGGAGGGCGCGCGGCTGGACCGCGCCGTGCTGGAGAACTGCGTGGGCGGCGCGTTCTGCCCGGGCATCGAGATGACATGGATTGCCCGGGACGCGAACTTCTTCCAGGACGACCCGGCCGCGGGCTTCCGCTTCAAGCACCGCGACAGGTCCAGGGGCCAGGCGCTCCAGTGGAACACCAACCCTCACGACGGGCTGGGCCTGGAGCCGGGGGATGCCAGCAAGTACATGGCGCTGCCATGGCAGGCCGACTTCAACGAGTGCTCCAACCAGGTCGTCCAGGGGACGTCGCTCTGGTGGTGGCCCGCTCAGCGGCCCTACTTCGTGAGCTACCTGGGAGACGACCAGCAATGGCACCAGGACTATTGGACGCGTCCGACGGACATCAACTTCGACAAGGACGAGGACATGGTCTTCCACTGGAAGGAGCTGGGCTTCGTCCTCAAGCGGTCGGATGCCTCCGCCTCCCAGCAGGGCCCTGAGGCCGCGCCAGGTCTGCCGCCCGCGCCCACGTTCATCGAGGTGGAGCGGACGTACGCGCCCGCCACGGGCCAGGAGGAACCGGCCCTCGCCAAGGCGGCGAACTCGTGAGCGAGGACTCCTGCGACGTGGCCGTCATCGGCGGCGGCCCCTCGGGCGCGGCGACGGCCGTGGCCTTGAGGAGGAAGGCGCCGTCCCTCTCCGTCACCCTGGTCGAGCGAACCACCTATGACGCCCCCCGGCTGGGAGAGACCCTGCCACCGGACGTCCGCCTGCCGCTGTCGCGGCTCGGCGTCTGGGAAGGCTTCCTGCGCGACGGACACCTCGCCTCTCGAGGCACGTCGTCCTGCTGGGGCCGGGCGGAGCCGGGCTTCCATGACACGTGGCTGTCCCCCTGGGGCCCCGCGTGGCATCTGGACCGGGCGCGCTTCGACGAACGGCTGAGCACCGAAGCCTTCCAGCAAGGCGCCCGGGTGCTGCGAGCGACGGCCCTGGTGGAGTCGGAGTCACTGGGGCGCGACGGCTACCGGCTCCGCCTCGACCAGGGGGCAGCAGGCCCCAGCACGCTGCGCGCACGCTTCGTCGTGGACGCCACGGGAGGCAAGGCCACCTTCGCCTCGGCTCGAGGCGCGCGGCGGCTCGTGAGCGACCGCTGCTTCGCCGTGTACGGCGCCTTCCAGCTTCCGGGCGACGCGGCCTTCCCCACCCACGCGCTGGTGGAGGCCTGTCCGGAGGGCTGGTGGTACTCGGCGTTGCTGCCGGGGGGGCGCGTCGTCGTCGCGCTCGTTGGCGATGGTGACTCCTTGCGCGGCCTGCGCTGGGCCACGCCCGCGTCGTGGATGCACCTGCTGAAGCAGGCGCCGGCGACCCGGGCGCGGCTGGACGTCTGTGACTTCTCCGGCGAGGCGCTCGTCGCGGCGCCCGTGCTCGTCGGACGGTTGGACCGGCCGTGGGGGGAGCAGTGGCTCGCCGTGGGTGACGCGGCGTGCACCTACGACCCGCTGTCCTCCCAGGGCATCGCCAAGGCGTTGGACTCCGCGCTCCTGGCCGCCGACGCGCTGGAGCGCTGCCTGCGCGGCGACGCGGACGCGCTCCAGGCCTACGAGTCCACGTTGCACTCGCGGTTCCAGGCCCATCAACACACCCGTGGGGACTACTACCGCCAGGAACAGCGGTGGCCCCAGTCCCCCTTCTGGAAGAACCGGTGGGAGGCATTGCCCGCTCCCGCCGCGCCTCCCGCGCAGCTCCGCCGCTCCCATTCCACCGAGGTGAACCCATGAAGACGAGGTATGTGATTGTCACGGCGGGCGCCGTGCTCGCCATCGCGGCCGCGGTGGTCGTGCAGCGCGGGGCGCCCAAGCCCGTGGTCCTGGCCACGAGCGGCAGCGGAGGGGATGGCCTCGTCCCTCCGCCTTATCCCGTGTTCCCGCGAGGCAATGCCCTGCTCACGCCCCTGGCCGAGTCCAGCGACGAGGCCCAGTCCTTCCTGAAGTTCTACTCGACGCAGCTGGGCGTCCAGTTGCCCAGGATCCAGAGCGGCGACCTGGTCAAGCTGCCGCCCCGGAACCTGGACATCGCACACAACGGACTGAACCTCGGCAGCCAGGACTTCAACTCCTCCCTGGTGTGTCAGTCCTGCCATGACTCGGATTGGAAGGCCCAGGGCAGCGACCTGCCGGAGATGGCGTTCTGGCAGCAGCCCACGGTCAACAGCCTCTGGCCGAGCGGTGGCGCGGGCCCCATGAAGCTGTCCGCCAACTGGTCCCCCTTTGGAGACTGGAGCGCCTCCATCAAGGCCCTGGCGGGCCGGGACCCGGTCTTCCTCGCCCAGGTGGAGACGACCCGTTCGCTGTCTCCGCACCAGCCCTATCAGGTGGACCAGCTCTGTCTGAGATGCCATTCGCCCCTGGCGGAGCGCCAGGCCCTGGCCAACAACGCCCCGTTCGACCACTTCACCCTCTACGCGACGCCAGAGGGAGCGCCCTACAAGAACCCGTTCCCATCCAGCCCGTCGGCGGGTTCGCAATACGCGACCTACGGCGCGCTGGCCCGGGACGGCCTCTCCTGCGCCGTCTGCCATTCCATGGCGCCGACGCAGGGCCAGCCCTGGAATGGCACGGACTACAGCCTCTTCTATGGCTCCGACGGAGACCTCTTCGGCGCGGCCGTCTCCGACCGGCTGGTCAGCGCGGAGGACAAGAAGACGCTCACGCCGCCGTCCTTCCCCTTCACCTCGTCCATGAACCTGCACCCCGGCGCCATCCTCGGGCCTGACTTCGGCCTCAACGCGAAGCCCATGGCGGCGGCGGGGGTGAGCCTGGAGACCGCGGCGCACGTGGACGGACACAGCTACCTGCGCGACTCCATGGTGTGCGGCGCCTGCCACGTCGTCATCCTCCCCAAGGTCCCCACCAATTACAGGCCCGGCATGGCCCTCTCCGCGGCGGGCGAAGGCTACGAGCGCCCCGCGAGCTGCGACGCCAGCAAGACGACCTTCAGCGCCGACGGCAACTTCACGAAGGATCCCTGCGTCGCGCTCGCCTATGAGCAGACCACCTACTTCGAGTGGCTCAACAGCGGCTACCCCGACGCCAAGACGTCGTGCCAGGGCTGCCACATGCCGCTCGCCACGCCGGCCTCCCCCCACGACAACCGCGTGTACGTGGCGCAGTACAACGACGACCTGGACCCCTTCTACCAGGGCAGCCCGCCCCCGGTGGCGCGCGAGTACAACCGGCACACGCTGCTGGGCATCAACCTGTTCGTTCACGAGATGTTCCAGCAGTTCCCGGACGTGCTCGGGCTGGACTTCTACCTGTCGCCGGACTCACGCGTCCCGCCCTACCTCCAGTCCCCCGACATCCTGAACCGCACACCCAACCTCGTCCCCAACCCGGGCGCCGAGGATGGCAACACGGTGGGCTGGAGCGAGCACAGCGCCATCGCCGCCGTCCAGAAGCTCGCGGGAGACCAGGGGCGTTCCATCCACCCGAGCCACGGCCGCTACTTCTTCCAGCTCAAGGAGGGCAGCGCGACGCTGAGCATCGACCTCAGCCGCTACCAGGCTGCCCTCCAGAAGGCAGGCGACAAGACGACCCTCCTCTGGGGCGCCACCGCCTGGTGCGACCAGCTCTCCTGCGGAGCGCTCGTCGTGCGCGCCTTCAACGCGCAGGGCGTCGCGGCGTCCACGACCCCTCCGCTCGCGGTCGACCCGGGACAGTCCCGGTGGCAGGCGCGCCAGGCGTCCATGGTCCTGGGCACGGATGTCCGGCGGCTGGAGCTTGGCTTCACCGCGCGGAGTGGCGAAGGGCTCCTGCTGGATGACCTCTTCATCGCCCTGCGCTTCCCGGATGGCACCATCGCGCCGCTGACGGATGCCAGCCGCAACTACGTGGTCGCGCAGAACCTGCTCAACGCCGAGCAGTCCATCCTCGACCTCGCGTACAGCACGGCCCAGGGCTCCTTCAATCCGCGGCTCCCCGCGGTGCAGGTGTCCCTGGGGAACGTGTCCACCGACAACGGCATGTTGAGCGTCCCCGTCACCCTGCTCAACAACGCGGGGCACAAGTTCCCCAGCGGCGCGGGCTTCCGCCGGGCGTTCATCCAGTTCGAGGTCCTGGACGCGTCCGGCAAGGCGCTCTGGGCGTCGGGCCAACCCAACGCGCAAGGCGCCATCTGCAACGGCCCCTGCAATGCCAATGGCGACAACGTCCTCACCAGCGAGTTCTCGTCCGACCCCGGCCAGCTCCAGCCGCACTACCAGACGCTTCAGCGGCAGGACCAGGTTCAAATCTACGAGACCCGCGTCATGGACGACGTGAAGAAGGTCACCAGCCTGGAGCTCCAGCAGTTCAAGGACTTGAAGGACAACCGCATCCTCCCCGCGGGCTGGAAGCCGCCGGCCCTGCGCAAGTCCGGCGAGCTCCAGCTGGGGCTGGACCTCCACCAGCTGGCCCAAATCACCATGCCCCTGAGCGAGGTCCAGGGAACCCAGCCCGGCATTGAAAGTGATCCGGACTACCCCAATGACAGCCATCCCCGGGAGGCCGAGGGCGAAGACACGCTGGTGTACCAGGTCCCCCTCGCGGAGATTCCTTCGTGGGCCTCCATCCGGGTCCGGCTGAACTACCAGAGCATTCCTCCGGGCTACCTGGGCGCGCGGTTCAAGGACGCGCTCCAGGGAAACCAGCAGCCGGGGCCCGCCATGAGCCGGCTCATCTACATGAGCAGCCACCTCAACACGAAGACGCCCATGCAGGGCCAGACCTACGGCGCCTCCCAGCCCACGGACGTCATGAACAACTGGTCCATGGTCCTGGGTGAGGCCCGGGTGACGAAGCGCTGAAGCACCGCGGCACCAACGAAACGGCCACCGGCTCAAGAGAGCCGGTGGCCGCTTTCACTTCTCAATGCCTGCAGCGCCCCTCAGCGGAAGACGGTGGTGTGGGAGCCGAGCACGATGCCGCGCTTGCCCGCCAGCGCCTTGCACCGCTCGGGAGTCATCCCCAGTTGCTCCGGCGTGAAGAGCCGGCCGAAGAGCCGGTGGTCGGAAGAGACGAACGGGAGGACCCGGACCGTGATGGACATCCCCGGAAGCGGGGCATGGCCGTTGGACCAATACGAATAGTCGATGGTCGTCTTGTAGTTGGCCGGCACCAGGCAGTCGATCCCCGTGTGCCAGTTGCGGTTGCCAGCCTGGTCCGGGAGCGTGTCGGGCACCGACGTCTTCCCCAGGCTGATGAGCGGCGAAGGCCCCGGAGTGCCCGCCGAGAAGGCGACGCTCGCCCCCGCGGGGACGTTCACGCACTTGATGTCGAAGGTCACCATCGCGGAGGCGGAGCCCTGATCGAAGTTGATGCCCTTGGTGGTGTAGTCCGGCTTGTTGGCATCCACGATGGTGACGTTGCGCCAGCCGAACCCCGGGTTGTCCAGGATGAACTCCGTCAGCTGATCCATGTTGCCCACGGGCGCGTTGGGAACAGGGTTCGGGTGCGCCGTGGTGGAGACCCGGGAGATGAGGCAGTAGTGGTCCGGGGTGGGGGCCCTCCAGACGAACGGGTTGTCCGTCACGGCGACCTTGCCGCTGTCGGCCTTGATGATGTTCTTGTTCCCGTTGTCGACGTTCTTGTCGCTGGTCTGCAACTCATTGTCCGCCCACAGGTAGGGGTACAAGAGCAGACTCGCCGGAACGGCATACAGCGACACGCTCCCGGACCGGCTTTCACCCGCCAGGTTCTTGGCGCGCAGGTAGATGTAGTTGTCGCCGCTCTCGACCAGGTTCTGCCCCACATCCGAGCTGTAGTTCCCGGCGAAGAAGTCCGCCGGATTGAGCGTGGGGGTGAGGCCCTGGGGGATGATGTCCGGCGATTGATAGGCGATGGTGTTCTGCGACTCGTTCCCGAAGTTGCGGTCACCGGTGTCACCGGTGTTCACACGGAAGAACAAGTCATTGTACTGGGTCATGGGGGTCCACCTGGGTTTGGGTGACGTTCCCCGTGAGGCGTGGCTCGCGGGGCTGCGGCCCCGCAGGTGCACCCTCAGTGCCAAGGAGCTTCGAACCCCAACCGGCTGGAACCCTTCGGGCGGCCCGGCGAAGGGGTGGGCCTCCCCAACGCCCCTGACGTGGCAGGCACGGGGGCTGACGTGTCAACCCGCCTGCCGTCAGAGCGTGACGGCCATCTCCACGTCCGCGCGCGAGTAGCCCGTCTCCCGGGCAATCTCCGGGCCCTCGCGCGTCGTGACGAAGCCGTGCTTGCGGTACAGCCCCAGCGCGGGGCCCAGCGCGCTGTTCGTCACCAGGACCATCCGCTTCGCGCCGCGCTCCCGGGCCGTGGCCAGCGCGGCCCGCATCAGCGCGTCGCCCAGGTCGCGGCCCCGCGCCTCCGGGGCCACCGCCATCTTGCACAGCTCGAACGTCTCCGCGTCCTCTCGCCTCAGCGCGCACGTGCCCAGCACCTGCCCGTCCACGAGCGCGAAGAACACCTCGCCCCCTGGCGCCACGAACACGCCGTGGGGGTCCGCGAACGAGGCCGCGTCCGAGCCCTCGATGCGGAAGTCCTTTTCAATCCACTGCCGGTTGAGCCGCTCGAAGTGCGCGCGCAGCTCCGGCCGGTAGGGGACGACCTCGACGGGGGAGGGGGCCATGGCGCTCACGCGGTGGCGGGGGCCGCGGCGGGCTTCTTGCGCAGGAAGAGCGCGAAGATGAGCGCCACGATGGTGATGCCCACCAGGGTGATGAGGCCGTCCGCCGCGATGGTGGCGCGCGTGCCGATGTTCCGGAATTCCGACGCGTGCCCGTCCAGCGCCGTGGTGTAGCTGATGGCGAAGTTGGAGGCCGCGACGAAGAGCGAGTACTTCGTCGTCACCGCCGCGCCGTCGCTCACCATCTCCAGCACCATGCCGGCGAAGGCCGCGAAGCCCGCGCCGTTGGCCAGGCTGTACGCGAGCGAGCCCCAGATGTACGTGCTCGTCGTCATGGGCCCCGCCGCCATGGCGAAGGCGCACAGCGCCGTGGCGC
This genomic window from Corallococcus caeni contains:
- a CDS encoding tryptophan 7-halogenase; its protein translation is MSEDSCDVAVIGGGPSGAATAVALRRKAPSLSVTLVERTTYDAPRLGETLPPDVRLPLSRLGVWEGFLRDGHLASRGTSSCWGRAEPGFHDTWLSPWGPAWHLDRARFDERLSTEAFQQGARVLRATALVESESLGRDGYRLRLDQGAAGPSTLRARFVVDATGGKATFASARGARRLVSDRCFAVYGAFQLPGDAAFPTHALVEACPEGWWYSALLPGGRVVVALVGDGDSLRGLRWATPASWMHLLKQAPATRARLDVCDFSGEALVAAPVLVGRLDRPWGEQWLAVGDAACTYDPLSSQGIAKALDSALLAADALERCLRGDADALQAYESTLHSRFQAHQHTRGDYYRQEQRWPQSPFWKNRWEALPAPAAPPAQLRRSHSTEVNP
- a CDS encoding GNAT family N-acetyltransferase is translated as MAPSPVEVVPYRPELRAHFERLNRQWIEKDFRIEGSDAASFADPHGVFVAPGGEVFFALVDGQVLGTCALRREDAETFELCKMAVAPEARGRDLGDALMRAALATARERGAKRMVLVTNSALGPALGLYRKHGFVTTREGPEIARETGYSRADVEMAVTL